attatgaCACCAAATATTATGTAAatgaatttatatttatgttgttTGGTGGTTATTTCATGCTCACTAGTAAGATATTgccaaaacaaatattttgagcATTTCTTTAGGCAATTTAAATTGAACATATTAAATTAGAgtcttatattttatattttgatataacAGTTCATGTTTGATTTATGAACCACTTGGAATGACAACATGTAAGCTTATATGATATTCTCGTCAAGTCATCAAAGCTTTGTAACTCTACTTACAAGGATGAAAGTTATTCTCCCTGAGGTTAgttgtaattttattattttctacctTTTATGACTAATTATATGATTGCATCTAATgagaaatttatttataatattgtcTACTActgttttgaaaatataaaatgtacaattatatatataaaatgaaattattctttagaatatatatttaaatttataactctttaaatattttatatatagatttATCTCGTTAATGTACTcgattaagaaaaataaaatatgttaagaGTATTTCATATCAAATTAATTTGAGAGTTCTATTATGGATGATTATGCAATCATTCTTAATTTGTGTTATCATAATCTCACTTATCGTGGATACAATTACGTAAAATTtgtttagtaaaataataaaatttattttaatcatatttaatattatattgttCAATGtacttttgatttaataaaaatatggtTCGAGTAGTATCTGTAATAGAATTTTCTGGTGACATGATATTTATAAAGTACATTGttatatttcttatttattaatACTGAGATCTTTTGTTTGAGAttataagaaactttttttAAGGCATAAACTATTTCTATTTATAAAGTTCCTCTATTTTATgcaatatattaatttatagaaATTCTTGTTTAAAATGAATtgaaattttagtaaaaaaaaatgaattgaaattCTTCTTGTACTACGTAAGTGATAAACATACCCTATCGATGTGACATTATTTAACATGATCATTGTGTGGTATATAATGtagttgaatatttgtttaaatactATTAAAATTCTTGCATTGATATTCAATTATCTTTAACTTCGTgcaaacttgactaaaacagtACTTAAATGACTCAATTTGACTCAAAACTACTTATAAAATGACTTTAAAAACATCATATGACCGAGTGTCATcaattagtatattatatatgttatttATGCTGATATTATATAGCTTGTAAACCTTTATTTTGATATACTACTGACAatataattcaataaataagaaaaaatgttTGGGTCCAACATGTCGTAGAAAGGGTCTTAAATAGAAAAGGTTTTAATCTTGGTTATAAAAATAGGTTATATTTTGTGTTTTCTATCGCTAATGTAGTTTTGCAATCAGAAATTCCTCGAACAATTAAGGTTCCTAAACTCACCAAATTTTCTAGTGAGGTTGTCAAATTTATTTTGCTTGTCGTGTATTACTCACTTTTGCCAAAGACTCTGATTAATTTTTCATAATGGCTTCGTACAAACGTTTTCTCAATTTGTATTTTTACCGGTCCTTATATTCTAGTTGCGAAACTTATTCTAAATGAGCATATCCATGAAAGGTTGTGGACTTTGTTGTATTTAACTATACTATTTATGTTCTCGCCAACAAGACTAAAATAAGGGTACTTAACTTGAACTCTACAAGTTTTGAAATTTCTAAAACTGAAGAATAATCTCAGTGTAATTTATTGGTCATATAATTTACTTAGGTTCGATGGAGAGCTTATCTAATAGTTCACTTTGTATCGAATAAACTATTGGATTGTCTACAGGATAGATTGAGAAACAATGACTTATCCCATGTTAGAAACTTTGGCTGGCCTGGCATTATTTCATTCGTCTTACAAATACTAAGCGTTAGAGAAAGTTATCTAAAGTATAAAAGTTATCTCAAGTAATATAATACGCACATGTAGGCTGCTTTCACACTTGAGATAACTTTCGCTAGCGCATAGCATTTGTAAGGCGAATAAAATAATGTGAGGTCACCCAAAGTTTCTAACTTTGAGATAAGTCATTGTTTCCCAATCAATCTTGTAGACATCCAATAGTTTTATTTGGTACAAAGTGAACCACTAGATACTCCCCATGGTTCCTAAGTAAATTATATGACAAAGAAGTTACATTGAGATTATTCTTCGGTTTTAGAAATTTCAAACTTGCAATGTTATTGTTAAGTACCCCTATTTCAGCCATATTGATGAGAACATAAATAGTATTATTAAACACAACAAAGTCGATAACCTTCCACGGATATCTCCTTTTGGAATAAGTTTCACAACTTGAAATGATAGCGACGAATAAACATACAAACTGAGGGAACGTTTGCATGAAGTCATTATAACAAATTCATTAGAGCCTTTGGCAAAAGAGAGTAAGACAAGACAAGCCAAATAAGACAAATCTTTTCCAACTAACAAGTTAATGATGTTTTCTTGTAACTAGATTCATTAGCTTAGATAAGTTTTTAACATCGGCCATGATCAAATATCCACTAGATGAGCAAGAATATATAATAAGCcacaaaaataaatcattttaaatttgtaaGCTCGTTTCAGATATGCTATAAAAAGAGTAAACTCTTTTCACAATAATTGTAGTCTATACAACCAATGATGATTGGGATTCTAGGAACTTTCTccaataaaatttctaaaagtCTTCCACTCCGTGGAAGCCGCCAAAAATTTAAAGAGATGGTCAAAACATAATGGATATGAGATTCAGTATATCCCGAGGAAGGGGACTGCtatatacttcctccgtccttttttataagagttagtttgacaaaaaaaatatccatTTTTATAAGACTCTTTTGCAATTGTCAAtgacattaattattttgttttcaaacttacccttatttaatttacatagttttttgaaacattaattgtttttgtttgataCAAAGCACTACAATTAATTGTAAGGgtaaatatgaaaaatcaatactgtaaaatttttcaatcaatttaatactaatactcactttcttaatattcaaattttgtcAAACTATATCTTATAAAAAGAGACGAGGGAATACATAACTTCTTAGTTACATAAAGCAtagttataaatattaaaatttaaaaaatttgaacagCGAATCTATAACGAAACTCCACTATAATTAAGCCACAGAGCGAAACTCCAGAAACATATAGTAACCACTTAGTAACGTAACATAGTTGTAGACATAGTAGAAGcatatattgtcctataaaaaTTAGATAATATATTCATTCCTTAGATCATCATAAAAAAGTGGATATTCTATACACCAAGAACAATTTgcttaaagaaagaaaaaaaagaaaaaaagaagaagaaaggtaCAAATTATAAGAAGCATTATTTGGTGTCATTAGGTTGTAGTCCCCTTCTTGCCCTTATGTGTACTTTCAACTCAATAAAATTAACTATGCGTCGTAACTGCTCTGGATCGGCTAAAAGCCCAACACATACGAAGGCCCATCAAAATGGGATAAGCACAATTATGTGGTACAACGACCACGGAACCAAAGCAACAAGCAGGGACAGAGGTCAAATGTCCACCACGTCCTAACGTGTTCCCGTGGAAAGGGCAATCCAGGTGTTATATATGGTCGATCCTCTGCACATGAGAGACCTCATTATACTGTAAAACCCTGATATTCTCCTATATATAAGCATTCATACATCAATCCCTAAGTATGAAATATTTGCGCCGCCATTTACTCACTCTTTATCACCCCATTcaaatactgacttgagcgtcggggTGCTAATAATTTTGCAGGTACCTTTCCCCCATACAAAGATCAAGAAATCATCACATCAACATCTGAACAATACCTTCTGTATTCACTCCAGCTGAATCACGAGGAGCtaaaacaaatcatttctaAACAACCAGTAACTATGATACCACTTCACACATGATCCATATTATGAATTGTTGACTCACTCATCTATCTAAAGAGCCTTTTATTctatccatatatatatatatatatatatcagaaCCAAATATTCTCCTGTATTCAAccattcatgaaaaattaaatgcaccCGAAGCATCAATAGAGTAGATAAACCAAATCAAGGCGAGTAGATGAACCAAAATCAAGAATAATGATGAAACAATTGGTAGGGAGTTGTATAAGAAAAAGATTAGAATCACCCAATATGATAATGTATATTCATCCGGAGATGGATTAGTTGTTTACATTTCATTATTAcattacaaaaaattaataacttCTTAAATTAAAACTAATTTCTTTAATGAGTTTTCTTGTAATTTCATTACTTTTGATCATTGAATATTATCACGGGTTGTCGGTCtccttatttaaaatatattaaaccaACATTTTTAAGTGCAAAAAACTAATTGAGAGATATCTCACTTAGTTGCTGCAATACTAAGATACATAAAAGGGACATTGGATAATGATATCTTATATTTCcagcaaggttttaaattgcggaccgCATCACCTGATGCGGCTGCAATATTGCGGATACGGAAGGCACCGCAACCGCATCATACCGCAATTGCAGTGTGAACATAAATCACACTCGATGCCGCAACAAAACCGCAACGCAACGACGTTTTGACCGCAACGGGCCGCATCAAGCAGAAAATTAGAATTTAGATGAACAtttgaagaaaagaagaagatgaaataaacCGAACCACTGAATTTTCACTCATGTTGTTCTGGGTTGTGTTTGGAAGTTTGATTTCTGCACTGGGTTTGGTTAATTTGCCATTGTGGTAGAGAgaattataaataaaagatatataagatattacaataatttagtttttattatgtaTTTGTGCGGAGAGAAAATTATTTCACACCGCAATAGCCGCAACCGCAATGGCGACCGCAatcgcaatttaaaaccttgatttCCAACACTTAGACAGAGGAGGAAGCTTCAAATTGATTGGTTACACTGATTCTTATTACTGTGGAGACAACTCACAACGATATAGAAAACCAAATGCAGGCTAGATCTTTCTAGTTGGAGAAGCACCAATCTCTTAGTGCGCTCAAGGAAAAAACTTGTTATAGCTTGTGAAGCATAATATATATAGAAGCTTCCTTGTCGAGTTGTGTGGTTAAGTAATTTGATGAATGAGCTTAAGTAATGTGAAGTGTGATTTATTGATCATCAAGGTTGATAACCAATTTACAATCAAACTAGCTAAGCACCATGTTGCCCATAGACGAAGCAAACACATAGAGATGAAGTTCCATTACCTAAAAAACAGGTTAGCGAAGGGATTATGAAACTAAAGCATTGTAGAAGTGAAATGCAAATAGCAGACTTACTTACAAAGGGTGTAACAATTGAAACTTTCACAAGATTGACAAGTTTGATGGGTATTGAGTTGAAACGTGAATTAAGATGGAATGTTGATGGTATGTCATATGTGATAATTCAAGTTATGTGAGCTTACTTATTGTGCAAGTCAAGCCTTCAGTGATTAGTTGTGTATGTTTTTTGTGTGTTAATAACTATTAGTAACGTGATGTGCAAGTAATATCCTTATAAATACCTTGTATAATATGTGATCATTGTAATCAAGTGTTCGCTGTTTCTCTTATCCATCTTTATTCATTTTCAAAATTGTGTGGTTCATTTTGTTCCTATCTTGTGTTCATTCTCAATGATATAGAGAATTGTGCCTATTTCGCATCTGTTCCTAGTGTGcataggggtgtacgtgggccggattgggttgggtttggccaaaaccaaaactcaaatCACATATGGTACTtcgggttgggtttagtaaaataaccacccgttataacattgggccgggttgggtaaatccactaattgtcgggttggattgggttgggttgtgggttaccaaattatttttctagttttttttattaaatatctaaatattgaatcattatattttctcataaaaataactcaatcaatgtatcttcttgaaaaatagggtaactttttttcactataaaaaataatcactcatttttttgtgtaaatctactaatttacgggcTGGACAGCGTGTTatacaaatgatttttttgctttttttaatatcaaatgactaaaccatgaatcactatatttgtttatgaaaattattcaattttttaaaattttaaaaaaataatgcgaaaagttatcatatttgtttataaaaattattcaatcttttttatttttgtaaaaaatagtataattcattttcaatataaaaatatttaataatcaaataaaaaaatctttagtattttcataaaaaaatttcaagaaacataACACTAGTGGGTTAGtcggttttttgggttgggtccggttttacccgaaactcaatttttttaatgggtttttcatttttgaaatccatatccacccacttgtccgacccaacccacttttttgggttgggttgggtgggtttgaccggatCGACCGGATTTGtccaacccatgtacacccctagtGCAAAGGGTTGTGCTAGCTATGGCAACAGATATTTGCCGGGTTTAATTTTGCTccatttattatgagagagatgaataaataaataaataaataaataaagcaaCATTGAAGTTCACAGACTAAATTAATTGCACTAAGCAACATGCATCACTTTATGTAGTAATAGTGTTTAATaattaatctattaaaaaatttaattcaaagttttCCAAACTACTATTTGTTTCTTAAATTGAACTCATTAACCATCTGATCTTAATTGTTTTGTTgcttaaaagaaaaacatggtATACACTAAATTTGCATCTTTAAGAACCAAAGAGAACTAAGagaattttataaaaacatGGATTATTGCATTtataatttatcatatttagTAGTATTAAATTAAGGGTTTAAAATGTTTTTGATATttctaaatttataaatatcaactttcatttttagtctcttgaaaaaaaaaaatcaaattttagtcCTTTAAATATTTGGATAAGAACCACAAGAGAACATAGATgctctattttaaaaaacacATGTACAATCACTTTGATTACTGATGCTTGAATGATCTAAAGTACATTATGAAGACAAGTGTCAAAACAAATAACGCAGCATAACAAGTGTTAACGCAACATGACAAGTGTTAAAGGAACTATATGCAACAAGATAAGTGTCTGTAACTTTGAATTAacgattaaataaataaataattaaactaaCCATATTTCAAGGTCTTACGAATGATGTCATCAAAATAAGTTATTTCGAATATGTTACATGAACTTTTGTGAAAAAGAAGGACTAAAATAGAAAACTAAAAATGTAGAGAAATTAAAGTTCAAAAGAAACTTTTAGAGggtccaaaaataaaatttggaatatttaaaaagactaaaaacatatttttttcaaaacaaaaaaaaaactaaaaacatatttatttctTAAATTAAACGGTGGATCATATCAGAGCACATATTAAGAAGCtggatatatataaaaatattgtctATATTCGATTTATTAATTAAGTTACTTTGGCCccttaaaaaaactaaaaacatatcTATTTCTTATAACAAACAGATTCGATAATTAAGGGTGtctataaaaactaaaaagtgtGGAGTATACAAAATATAGTATGAAGGTTTAAGCGTACCAATGGACAAGGGTTTCTCATGATTGATAGTGGAGCTACTTGAAATTAATCTCACCTCTTAAATCTTCTATGATGTATGTGCAATCTCTGATTACATGttatttttctgtttctgatttatcagtttttcttttatatatccGCTGCTGATTTAGTATGCCAGTGTTCTGAGTTGTATTTTTTCACTTAATTACTATAATACTCCATTATTTATTCTTCTGCATATTATTGTTAGGTTTTGAAGTATAAAAGTAATTGGAATTCTTTTTCTTATAGTGATGTCTCTCGACCTATGAAttctttttcttaaattttgttgAAATTCATGATACAATACGGCCTATACGTTAACGAAAGTTATATACATGTAAACTAACCGCAGTATTGCTGATGCGGTAAGTTACGTGTATTGTAACCGCATGACAAACTGCATTAGATTATTTTGGTcatgtttgttcaaattttctcaccaaaaaataaaatttatgaaactCAAATTCTAATTCGCctcaaatctaatgaaaaacCTTCCTTTTTAACAATCTCTCGAGGTACATTCGAATCGTGCTTATGAAATAAAATGTAATTGTGGGTAAAATAGTGTAGTGGCATAGTGGTGTCATTCTATATAagttgtgaaatttcaaaatgacttCACACCGCAACAATCGCATTGCGCATTGCATTTGCAGCGGCTCCATGACCATGCACAAAGTACACATCTCTAATTTAGGAGTATGTGGGCTTCATAGGTCATGACACAtcaattaatcttttatatatatgtatgaaaCTTATAGTTACTTTTTGCAGCGGCTCAGTGAAAAAATACGAGATGGATGAAAACGACATATTGACAAATCAACCGGTTGATGTATTGGAAGTGATTCTGAAGCGTTTGCCCCTTAAAGATTACCTTGTATTGAGAACAATATGCCGTTATTGTAGGAAAACAATTTCGAATGTCATCGAAAACAAGCAATGCTGCCATTTACCTGAACAGCCACAAGTTTTCCTACAATCCAACAATTCAAGGTTCTTTTTTAGTTTGAGTACCAAAAGTGTACATCATCTTGGAACACCACCGTTGTTGCGCACTAATAGATGTGTTGGCTCAGTTGAAGGCTGGTTGATTGTGAATGACTATTCTGAAAAAGGTTTTGCGAAATTTTTCTTCTTGAATCCAGTGACTAAAGTTAGAATCTTGATACCATCAAAGTTGTCCTTGCCTTCCAACTCTAACGTCGGAAGTAATGGAATAACATGTGTGAGAAAAGTAGTGGCCTCTTCGAAACCAAATTGTGATAAATCTGATTGTTATTTAGTCGGTATTTTGAGCGATTTTTGTCACATTGCAATTTATAAACTCTTTGATAAGTCATGGAATATAGTTGAGTCAGATAAGGATTCAGGGTCTTATTTTAAGGACGTGGAAATTATTGGTACAAAATTGTATGTAAATGATTCATGCTCAAATTCTCTATTGGTTTGTGATCTCAAAGACGCAACTAATGGACTTCCAAAGGCTGAAGTGTTGGTCAAGATTCCAGAAATAAGACTATCAGACTCGAGTATAATTAGCACCCATGCTTATTGTTTTCTAGCCAAAAATGAAGCCCTAAGAGAGTTATACATCATTTATTTATCAATGTTTGCCAAACCTGAGTATGATACTCAACATGCCGCTGCTGACCGTTTGAGAATTATAACATCATATGCCGATCCACCTAAAATTACCGGCTTTAAAGTCTTAAAGTTGGACACAAGCAAGGATCCTATTGAGTGGCAGAATGTGAAGCTTGAAGATAGAGTAGCTTTTGTTAGTGGTTGGAACACCATGGTAATGTCAAGGGATCAACTAAGTTGCAATGAAGAGTTAACTAGAGGGAATAGGATCTATTTTGCTGTTCATTTTCGATGTCCTACGGATCCATGGCCAGGTTTACAGTTGGGGATGTTTGATTTGACTGATAGCAGCTTCAACTACTTTCCTGTGGAGACATCAAAGGATGATGATGTTCCTTATCCTTTATGGATTGTACCAAGTGTATGGTAATTCCACCGTCTTCGCACTTCTTCTATGCTTTAAAATTATTTACGCCGCAACATGCATACACTTTTCTTGTTATTGAAGAATGACCAGAAAAGGTATCCCCTGCACTGCACCAACCAtttgatttcttttttcttttatgttctTTTTAAGGACCGAAATTTCGTAGtacatgatattttattttttttctttaaagcaTGCAGTGTTCATCCTATGCAAAGGATTTAGTCAAATGTTAGGATGTGTCaatgttgaaacttgaaagcaTTGCTAATATGTTATTTCTTATGGATTTATTAGTTTCATGTTCCTCTGTTGTTTTCTATACCAACTATGAATGTTTTTAAGACAATGTTTGTCCACATATATTGTTTGAAACATTGTTCCATAAATGGTAATCTATGATTATGCATAAAGGAGAAGTAATATTATGTTATATCCAAGTAATGTAGGAAATGCTTAAATTCTCATTTTCAAACTGAACAAGGTTTTCAACCTACTTTATGAAATGGTTTTTCTAACTATTCTGAATTAGTTTTCTGTACTGGTTTATGCTGTTTCAAAATGGAAAATGGTAATAGCGAGAGCTTTTTATCACGAAGGGTTCACGATGAATGTGATCAATAAAACTGTTTTACCATTTTCTGTTTTAACAATAGTAAGATTTCACGAACAAATCCTTCGCTGTTTATAGAATTACtatctttatttttctactCTTTGCACATTATATACTAAAACTAGTAGAAGATTCTTCAATAAAAtttggatttaaaaaaaaaaaaaacaattacataGCTAGAACTCAAGTTCTATTCAACAAGCATGATCTTACCATTCAATTCCAAAAATCCTGAGATCC
This genomic interval from Trifolium pratense cultivar HEN17-A07 linkage group LG6, ARS_RC_1.1, whole genome shotgun sequence contains the following:
- the LOC123892671 gene encoding uncharacterized protein LOC123892671, with translation MIGSVKKYEMDENDILTNQPVDVLEVILKRLPLKDYLVLRTICRYCRKTISNVIENKQCCHLPEQPQVFLQSNNSRFFFSLSTKSVHHLGTPPLLRTNRCVGSVEGWLIVNDYSEKGFAKFFFLNPVTKVRILIPSKLSLPSNSNVGSNGITCVRKVVASSKPNCDKSDCYLVGILSDFCHIAIYKLFDKSWNIVESDKDSGSYFKDVEIIGTKLYVNDSCSNSLLVCDLKDATNGLPKAEVLVKIPEIRLSDSSIISTHAYCFLAKNEALRELYIIYLSMFAKPEYDTQHAAADRLRIITSYADPPKITGFKVLKLDTSKDPIEWQNVKLEDRVAFVSGWNTMVMSRDQLSCNEELTRGNRIYFAVHFRCPTDPWPGLQLGMFDLTDSSFNYFPVETSKDDDVPYPLWIVPSVW